One genomic region from Heterodontus francisci isolate sHetFra1 chromosome 14, sHetFra1.hap1, whole genome shotgun sequence encodes:
- the rag1 gene encoding V(D)J recombination-activating protein 1, giving the protein MEMPLQMIPEDFRHLETMSFINEQKETTVSMEKLCDTETVVPVHGFLWQSSSSQSKPVGTMPLETLPLDKKTLEDKSLEQMPLDVNPSKNKFCDFRQTEAKSLEEHIFRLRKLCRICGASFNTNSYDMKYPVSGPVDDVTQEVLRKMGYGDCFWPELIRNTFRLDVKTDTEARYPTHFCYNCWRIIIQTINNTTNEDAFFPISTIVEWKPHSNLCSICNFSSGTRKRKGLKRSPPVTKKPKVTVDAPIRPRVIKRKDQQNSILLAKKIVNCKKIHLNSKLLVLDYPNNFIQSVSCQVCEHLLADPVQSPCKHLFCRTCILKCTAVLGKYCPVCRFPCGPAEFISPVKSFINVLNSLVLKCPVTDCEKEVKLSEFSNHAQNHKETRMKYAYSPVNKGGRPRQHLLSLTRRAQKHRLRDLKLQVKAFADKEEGGDVKSVCLTLFLLALRAENEHRQADELEAVMQGRGSELKPAVCLAIRINTFLSCSQYHKMYRTVKATTGKQIFQPLHALRNAEKTLLPGYCSFEWQPPLANVSTNTEVGIIDGLSGWAQCIDDYPVETISRRFRYDVALASTVKELEDDILEGLKCQKIDEFVSGPFTVVIKESCDGMGDVSEKHGCGPAVPEKAVRYSFTIMSISVMNENNEKVKVFEELKPNSELCCRPLCLMLADESDHETLTAILGPVIAEREAMKTSDLILEIGNLHRSFQFIFRGTGYDEKLVREVEGLEASGSIYVCTLCDATRSEASRNLVLHSITRSHGENLERYEIWRSNPYHETAEELRDRVKGVSAKPFIETQPSIDALHCDIGNATEFYRLFQDEIGEMHKNPHSSKEERKRWQAMLDNHLRKKMNLKPVMRLNGNFARKLMTKETVEAVCELIPSEERREILRELMHLYLLMKPVWRTTFPVRECPDLLCQYSFNSQRFAELLHTKFKHRYEGKITNYLHKTLAHVPEIIERDGSIGAWASEGNESGNKLFRRFRKMNARQSKCYELEDILKHHWLYTSKYLQRFMDAHNALKYAKCASVQPEVISQDNTIPEDDSIDS; this is encoded by the coding sequence ATGGAGATGCCTCTGCAAATGATACCTGAAGATTTCAGACATTTAGAAACCATGTCTTTCATAAATGAACAGAAGGAAACCACGGTTTCAATGGAAAAgctttgtgatacagagactgttGTGCCAGTTCATGGCTTTTTGTGGCAATCCTCATCTTCTCAAAGCAAACCAGTGGGAACTATGCCATTGGAAACATTGCCTTTGGACAAGAAAACTTTGGAAGATAAGTCTCTGGAACAGATGCCTTTAGATGTTAACCCATCAAAAAACAAGTTCTGCGACTTTAGACAAACGGAAGCAAAATCTTTGGAAGAACATATATTCCGATTACGAAAGCTCTGTCGCATTTGTGGAGCTTCCTTTAATACCAACAGTTATGACATGAAATACCCGGTTAGTGGTCCTGTTGATGATGTCACACAAGAGGTTCTCAGGAAAATGGGATACGGAGACTGTTTTTGGCCAGAACTCATTCGTAACACATTTAGGTTAGATGTCAAGACAGATACAGAAGCCAGATATCCCACCCATTTCTGCTACAACTGCTGGCGGATTATCATACAGACAATTAACAACACAACTAATGAAGATGCATTCTTCCCTATCAGCACAATTGTTGAGTGGAAGCCACATTCCAATCTTTGTAGCATTTGCAACTTTTCAAGTGGGACTCGCAAACGAAAAGGTCTCAAACGAAGTCCACCAGTCACAAAGAAGCCCAAAGTAACAGTTGATGCTCCAATCAGACCGAGAGTCATCAAAAGAAAAGATCAACAAAATAGTATTTTATTGGCTAAAAAGATTGTCAACTGCAAGAAGATCCACCTAAATTCAAAACTCCTTGTACTTGATTATCCAAATAACTTTATCCAGTCAGTGTCATGTCAGGTTTGTGAGCATTTACTTGCTGACCCTGTGCAATCACCATGCAAGCACCTTTTCTGCAGAACATGTATTCTCAAATGTACTGCAGTTCTGGGCAAGTATTGTCCAGTTTGTAGGTTTCCTTGTGGTCCTGCAGAGTTCATAAGCCCAGTTAAGTCATTCATAAATGTTCTCAATTCACTAGTTCTAAAATGTCCAGTGACAGACTGTGAAAAGGAGGTGAAACTAAGTGAGTTTTCTAACCATGCCCAAAATCACAAAGAAACAAGAATGAAATATGCTTACTCACCAGTAAACAAGGGTGGCCGTCCACGGCAGCATTTGCTCTCTTTAACCCGAAGAGCTCAAAAACATCGTCTGCGAGATCTCAAACTTCAGGTAAAGGCTTTTGCAGACAAAGAAGAAGGTGGTGATGTGAAGTCTGTATGCCTTACCCTGTTTTTGCTAGCACTGAGAGCTGAAAATGAACACAGGCAAGCAGATGAGTTGGAAGCTGTAATGCAGGGTCGAGGATCAGAATTGAAGCCAGCAGTCTGTCTTGCCATTAGAATTAATACATTTCTGAGTTGCAGTCAGTATCATAAAATGTATAGGACAGTCAAAGCAACTACTGGGAAGCAGATCTTCCAGCCGTTGCATGCACTCCGAAATGCAGAAAAAACATTGCTGCCAGGTTATTGTTCATTTGAATGGCAGCCTCCTCTAGCAAAtgtttccacaaacactgaagtgGGAATAATAGATGGGCTGAGTGGTTGGGCACAATGTATTGATGATtacccagtggaaacaatttcaagACGATTCAGGTATGATGTGGCACTTGCTTCAACTGTGAAGGAGCTTGAGGACGatattttggaaggcttaaaatgtCAAAAAATTGATGAGTTTGTGAGTGGACcatttactgttgtaatcaaggaaTCTTGTGATGGAATGGGGGATGTCAGTGAAAAACATGGATGTGGTCCAGCAGTTCCAGAAAAGGCAGTGAGGTATTCCTTTACAATCATGAGTATAAGTGTGATGAATGAAAACAATGAAAAAGTGAAAGTGTTTGAAGAGTTAAAACCAAATTCTGAGTTGTGCTGCAGACCACTTTGCCTGATGTTAGCAGATGAATCTGACCATGAAACGTTGACAGCAATACTGGGCCCAGTAATCGCTGAAAGAGAAGCCATGAAGACTAGCGATTTAATCCTTGAAATTGGAAATTTGCACAGATCTTTCCAATTTATCTTTAGAGGCACAGGGTATGATGAGAAACTTGTACGTGAAGTTGAAGGCCTTGaagcctcgggctctatttatgtaTGCACATTATGTGATGCCACTCGAAGTGAGGCTTCACGGAATTTGGTCCTTCATTCCATAACTAGGAGCCATGGAGAGAACTTAGAACGCTATGAAATTTGGCGTTCAAATCCATATCATGAGACAGCTGAAGAGTTACGTGATAGAGTGAAGGGGGTTTCAGCAAAACCATTTATTGAAACTCAGCCCTCTATAGATGCCTTGCATTGCGATATTGGAAATGCAACAGAATTCTACAGACTTTTCCAGGATGAGATTGGGGAGATGCACAAGAATCCTCATTCATCTAAGGAGGAAAGAAAAAGGTGGCAAGCAATGCTCGATAATCACTTAAGAAAAAAGATGAATCTGAAACCTGTCATGAGGTTGAATGGAAACTTTGCAAGAAAACTGATGACCAAAGAGACTGTAGAAGCTGTGTGTGAATTGATTCCATCTGAAGAAAGGCGAGAAATTCTCAGAGAGCTAATGCACCTTTATCTTCTTATGAAACCAGTGTGGCGTACCACATTTCCAGTTAGAGAATGCCCAGATCTTCTTTGTCAGTACAGCTTTAATTCCCAGAGATTTGCAGAGCTGCTTCATACAAAGTTCAAGCACAGATATGAAGGGAAGATCACCAACTACCTACATAAGACTTTGGCTCACGTTCCTGAGATCATTGAAAGAGATGGCTCTATAGGCGCATGGGCAAGCGAAGGGAATGAATCAGGCAACAAACTATTTCGGCGTTTCAGGAAAATGAATGCAAGGCAGTCCAAATGTTATGAATTGGAAGATATTTTGAAACATCACTGGCTGTACACTTCAAAATATTTACAGAGGTTCATGGATGCACACAATGCATTGAAATATGCAAAGTGTGCTTCTGTACAACCTGAAGTAATCAGCCAAGATAATACAATACCTGAAGATGATTCCATTGATAGTTAG